From a single Planococcus shenhongbingii genomic region:
- the fabD gene encoding ACP S-malonyltransferase, with protein sequence MTKIAFIYPGQGSQTIGMGESFLTDDKSRQFFTDADEALGVKLAELMLEGPQENLTLTYHAQPALLTVSAMITERLNRAGIVPDFTAGHSLGEYSALVASSVLPFEKAVDIVHKRGLFMNDAVPAGEGAMAAILGMDSEELKKVTNEVTDSTGVVQLANLNCPGQIVISGTKAGVEHACIIAKERGAKRAIPLDVSGPFHSELMRPASQALSKVLSDAFLRDAAIPVITNVTAKSETHASQFQELLVRQLYSPVLWEQSVREMIDLGVTVFVEVGPGKVLSGLVKKIDRSVQTLPVYDMESFEKAVEELSK encoded by the coding sequence ATGACTAAAATTGCATTTATCTATCCAGGACAAGGCTCCCAAACAATCGGCATGGGCGAAAGCTTTCTTACTGATGACAAAAGCCGCCAATTTTTCACAGATGCAGACGAAGCGCTTGGCGTAAAATTAGCAGAACTGATGCTTGAAGGACCTCAAGAAAACTTAACACTTACATACCATGCACAACCGGCATTATTAACGGTCAGCGCAATGATTACTGAAAGGCTGAACCGTGCAGGAATTGTGCCGGACTTTACGGCTGGCCACAGTTTAGGCGAATATAGCGCACTTGTTGCTTCAAGTGTTTTGCCTTTCGAAAAAGCGGTCGATATTGTCCATAAACGCGGGTTATTTATGAATGATGCTGTTCCAGCTGGAGAAGGCGCTATGGCGGCGATACTTGGTATGGACAGCGAAGAACTAAAAAAAGTGACCAATGAAGTAACTGATTCAACGGGTGTAGTCCAGCTTGCAAACTTGAATTGCCCAGGACAGATCGTTATTTCTGGAACTAAGGCTGGTGTAGAGCATGCATGCATCATTGCTAAAGAGCGTGGCGCTAAACGGGCTATTCCTCTTGATGTCAGCGGGCCTTTCCATTCGGAATTGATGCGTCCGGCATCTCAAGCTTTATCAAAGGTTTTAAGCGATGCTTTTTTGAGAGATGCGGCCATTCCGGTTATCACGAACGTCACGGCGAAAAGTGAAACGCATGCTTCACAGTTCCAGGAATTATTGGTGCGCCAATTGTATTCACCAGTGCTATGGGAGCAATCGGTCCGCGAAATGATTGACCTTGGCGTTACGGTATTCGTAGAAGTCGGACCTGGCAAAGTGCTGAGCGGACTTGTGAAAAAAATCGATCGCTCAGTCCAGACACTGCCGGTTTACGATATGGAATCATTTGAAAAAGCGGTAGAGGAGCTGTCTAAATGA
- the sdaAA gene encoding L-serine ammonia-lyase, iron-sulfur-dependent, subunit alpha: MEALFHNVKELVKRAEDEGKLISEIMIEQEMLLMDRSREDIMKQMDRNLTVMEEAVEKGLKGVHSVSGLTGGDAVLLQKYRETGKSLSGDLLLDAVSKAVATNEVNAAMGTICATPTAGSAGVVPGTLFAVKNKLNPTREQMIRYLFTSGAFGFVVANNASISGAAGGCQAEVGSAAAMAAAAIVEMAGGTPQQSSEAFAITMKNMLGLVCDPVAGLVEVPCVKRNAMGAANSVVAADMALAGVTSRIPCDEVISAMFEIGQSMPSALRETAKGGLAATPTGKWLESKIFGGAVVGSGK; this comes from the coding sequence TTGGAAGCATTATTTCACAATGTAAAAGAATTAGTTAAACGCGCGGAAGATGAAGGCAAGCTTATTTCTGAGATTATGATTGAGCAGGAAATGCTGCTGATGGACCGTTCGCGGGAAGATATCATGAAACAAATGGACCGCAATTTAACAGTTATGGAAGAAGCAGTTGAGAAAGGTCTGAAAGGTGTGCATTCCGTTTCCGGTTTAACGGGAGGAGATGCCGTCCTTCTTCAAAAGTACAGAGAGACGGGAAAGTCTCTATCAGGAGATTTGCTTCTTGATGCCGTCAGTAAAGCTGTCGCGACGAATGAAGTAAACGCGGCTATGGGAACAATTTGCGCTACACCGACTGCAGGGTCAGCGGGAGTGGTCCCTGGAACTTTGTTTGCAGTCAAGAATAAATTGAACCCCACGCGTGAACAAATGATCCGATATTTGTTTACATCAGGAGCATTTGGATTTGTAGTAGCCAATAACGCTTCCATTTCTGGAGCCGCCGGAGGATGCCAGGCGGAAGTTGGGTCAGCGGCAGCAATGGCTGCGGCAGCAATCGTCGAAATGGCGGGCGGAACACCTCAGCAAAGTTCTGAAGCCTTTGCCATTACCATGAAAAACATGCTGGGACTGGTATGCGATCCTGTTGCAGGGTTGGTAGAAGTGCCTTGCGTGAAACGAAATGCCATGGGAGCAGCCAATTCAGTGGTTGCGGCAGATATGGCGCTGGCTGGCGTAACAAGCCGTATCCCTTGTGATGAAGTAATCAGTGCCATGTTTGAAATCGGCCAATCTATGCCGAGCGCATTAAGAGAAACGGCAAAAGGCGGACTTGCCGCTACTCCAACAGGTAAATGGCTGGAATCGAAAATCTTTGGCGGAGCCGTGGTTGGCAGTGGCAAGTAA
- the acpP gene encoding acyl carrier protein — translation MATVLERVTKVIVDRLGVEENEVKLEASFTGDLGADSLDVVELVMELEDEFDMEISDEDAEGMATVGDAVTYIEKKQA, via the coding sequence TTGGCAACAGTATTAGAGCGAGTAACAAAAGTAATCGTAGATCGTCTAGGTGTAGAAGAGAACGAAGTGAAGCTTGAAGCTTCATTCACAGGCGACCTAGGTGCGGATTCATTAGACGTAGTTGAATTGGTTATGGAACTTGAAGACGAATTCGATATGGAAATTTCCGACGAAGACGCTGAAGGCATGGCTACAGTAGGCGACGCGGTAACGTATATTGAAAAGAAACAAGCTTAA
- the plsX gene encoding phosphate acyltransferase PlsX, whose product MIIAVDGMGGDHAPKEIIEGVYKALGEFGDLSIQLYGHQDKMQPYLKDHERLTVIHCEEIIEATDDPVRAVRRKKGASMVQMAQAVKDGRADACVSAGNTGALMAAGLFVVGRIDGVDRPALAPTLPTIDGKGFVMLDMGANAEARPEHLVQYAVMGSIYAEKVRGIQNPTVGLLNIGTEEKKGNDLTKAAYPLLKEAPVNFIGNVESRDLLNGAADVVVTDGFTGNMVLKTIEGTAMNVFSMIKDVFMSSAKTKIAALLVKNDLNGLKGMLDYSEYGGAGLFGLKAPVIKAHGSSNANALFNAIRQTRTMVEYDVTGTIYSTLKKENRDD is encoded by the coding sequence ATGATTATAGCAGTTGATGGAATGGGCGGAGACCATGCGCCAAAAGAAATAATTGAAGGCGTCTATAAAGCACTGGGGGAATTCGGAGATTTGTCGATCCAGCTTTATGGACACCAGGATAAAATGCAGCCTTATTTAAAAGACCATGAACGGCTGACAGTCATCCATTGTGAAGAAATTATTGAAGCGACAGACGATCCGGTTCGGGCAGTACGCCGAAAAAAAGGTGCTTCTATGGTGCAGATGGCGCAAGCGGTAAAAGATGGGCGGGCGGATGCATGTGTATCTGCAGGCAATACAGGAGCACTTATGGCGGCGGGATTATTTGTAGTCGGCCGTATTGATGGAGTCGACCGACCTGCTTTAGCACCGACATTGCCAACGATAGACGGCAAAGGATTCGTTATGCTCGATATGGGAGCAAATGCTGAAGCAAGACCCGAACACCTTGTTCAATATGCAGTGATGGGCAGCATTTATGCTGAAAAAGTCCGCGGCATTCAAAATCCCACAGTTGGATTATTGAATATTGGAACGGAAGAGAAAAAAGGCAATGATTTGACGAAAGCGGCATATCCGCTCCTGAAAGAAGCGCCGGTAAACTTTATCGGCAATGTGGAATCGCGCGATCTGTTGAACGGGGCGGCGGATGTGGTCGTTACAGACGGATTTACAGGAAATATGGTCTTAAAAACGATTGAAGGAACGGCAATGAATGTCTTTTCTATGATCAAAGATGTTTTCATGTCTTCAGCGAAGACAAAAATCGCAGCTCTCTTAGTAAAAAATGATTTGAACGGCTTAAAAGGCATGCTCGATTACAGCGAATACGGTGGAGCCGGATTGTTCGGCTTGAAAGCACCGGTCATAAAAGCCCATGGCTCTTCCAATGCAAATGCCTTATTCAATGCGATTCGCCAAACGCGGACGATGGTTGAATATGATGTGACAGGCACAATATACAGTACATTGAAAAAGGAGAACCGAGATGACTAA
- the fapR gene encoding transcription factor FapR, which produces MRKPKKERQQELTESIKDNPFVTDEELSIKFDVSVQTIRLDRMELGIPELRERIKHVAVKTFEDEVKSLPIDEVIGEIIDIELDERAISIFDVKPEHVFQRNQIARGHHLFAQANSLAVAVMNDELALTVKSELQFLRPVTAGQRVVAKAHVVDRNPGKNRAYVKVVSSVDLATVFIGTFEMYRMTEQSEGDEK; this is translated from the coding sequence GTGAGAAAACCAAAAAAAGAGCGGCAGCAAGAGCTGACAGAGTCTATCAAGGACAATCCATTTGTCACTGATGAAGAGCTGTCGATAAAGTTTGATGTCAGTGTCCAGACAATCCGTCTCGACCGGATGGAACTCGGTATTCCGGAGCTGCGTGAGCGCATCAAACATGTGGCCGTGAAAACATTTGAAGATGAAGTGAAATCTTTGCCAATCGATGAAGTTATTGGTGAAATTATAGATATTGAACTGGACGAACGGGCAATATCAATATTTGATGTAAAACCTGAGCATGTTTTTCAGCGCAATCAAATTGCCAGAGGACATCATTTGTTTGCACAGGCCAATTCCCTCGCAGTAGCGGTCATGAATGATGAACTGGCACTGACAGTAAAGTCGGAACTGCAATTCCTGCGCCCGGTGACAGCCGGACAGCGAGTTGTAGCGAAAGCCCATGTCGTAGACCGCAATCCGGGGAAAAACCGGGCATATGTAAAAGTCGTGTCTTCGGTGGATTTAGCGACTGTATTTATCGGTACGTTTGAGATGTACCGAATGACGGAACAAAGTGAAGGTGACGAAAAATGA
- the fabG gene encoding 3-oxoacyl-[acyl-carrier-protein] reductase has translation MTNLTGKTAIVTGASRGIGAEIARKLAKAGAKIVVNYSGSQEKAEAVAAEIQANGGEAIAVKANVSDSEAVKAMIDETMSQFGSIDILINNAGITRDNLMMRMKDDEWDDVINTNLKGVFICTKAVTRQMMKQRSGRIVNISSIVGVMGNAGQANYVAAKAGVIGLTKTTARELASRGITANAVAPGFITTDMTDKLNEDIQKTMLSQIPLGRFGEAEEVAKAVLFLASDESSYMTGQTLHLDGGMVM, from the coding sequence ATGACCAATTTAACAGGGAAAACAGCAATCGTAACAGGAGCTTCACGCGGCATAGGAGCGGAAATTGCCCGCAAACTGGCAAAGGCAGGAGCTAAAATTGTCGTTAATTACAGTGGGAGCCAGGAAAAAGCGGAAGCAGTGGCAGCTGAAATCCAGGCAAATGGCGGAGAAGCTATTGCAGTAAAAGCTAATGTCTCTGATTCGGAAGCAGTAAAAGCAATGATCGATGAAACAATGAGCCAATTTGGTTCAATTGATATATTGATTAATAATGCCGGCATTACACGGGATAATTTAATGATGCGCATGAAAGACGATGAGTGGGATGATGTCATTAACACCAATCTAAAAGGTGTCTTTATCTGTACCAAAGCGGTAACCCGCCAAATGATGAAGCAGCGCTCGGGCCGCATCGTTAATATTTCTTCGATCGTAGGCGTTATGGGCAATGCGGGGCAGGCAAACTATGTAGCTGCAAAAGCAGGCGTCATCGGATTAACAAAAACCACTGCACGTGAGCTCGCAAGCCGGGGAATTACAGCGAATGCTGTCGCTCCGGGCTTCATTACTACAGACATGACAGATAAGTTGAATGAAGATATCCAAAAAACAATGCTCTCCCAAATCCCTCTAGGACGTTTCGGGGAAGCCGAAGAAGTTGCGAAAGCAGTCCTGTTTTTGGCTTCGGACGAATCTTCTTATATGACCGGCCAAACGCTTCATCTTGATGGTGGAATGGTCATGTAA
- the smc gene encoding chromosome segregation protein SMC, which produces MFLKRLEVMGFKSFADRIGIDFVPGVTAVVGPNGSGKSNITDAIRWVLGEQSAKSLRGAKMEDVIFSGSDSRKPLNFAEVTLILDNTDGRVPLDYSEISVTRRVFRSGESAYLLNKQNCRLKDITDLFMDSGLGKEAFSIISQGRVDEILNSKADERRSIFEEAAGVLKYKQRKKKAEVKLNETDENLNRVLDILHELDGRMEPLQIQASAARDYIDMNEQLKDADIALLAFDLTQLEQELAGLSSETRAHGEKESQLAAEIENKEKAVSAIRSALSKLDSQIEKSQNNLVEASSESEKWEGRKLLMSEKKNNATRQAQQLQEALKAEKAENDDLQKKHTEQLALLEEQKAEQLSIRQTIKLLEEQLNRTPADIDNDIESHKSTYIDLMNEQATVKNELKNIDLQEQQLSESTSRIAVQQADFTSEITKLEQEKAAAEKKMVEIKKLLEDKRTQYKETETDFRDRKEAFEKKQSMLFQAYQSQKQLSSRIETLQELEADFSGFFQGVREVLVARQKGQLDGIVGAVAEIVQVDQDYAKAIETALGASSQHIVTETEQHAREAIEFLRKKRAGRSTFLPMTVMKSRKIPAQTIASIENHPSFVKMAFELVGYDAEYGMIIENLLGNVIVASDLKGASALSKMTMNRYRVVTLEGDVVNAGGSMTGGASKSQASFFTRKAELEQLIVQSRELAETIVHAEKTVRKEQAEVHATEQRVNNLRSEGEKYRDLESERAMTLREIEAVLKTTKDRFQLFQAERKNRDFDLSSVVLRKESAATRLEEIGGELTAISRQIDDLTQFKQQNESARDLVLAKLADHKSQMAVMKERVAQLIRSESELLERKLKSDRKLEENQKELEWIQSEEATKVYSDDEILQEIFTWTEKKQTAQQNIQKLREERSSKQDEMNALEEQLKEMQRIYKGYVEAIRICEVKSTRIEVQIQSFLVQLESNYHMTLEKAKEYELAEEEIAVRKKVKLLKQSIEELGPVNIGAIEEFEHVSERHSFLAEQRNDLNEAKETLRTVIREMDEEMTSRFDDTFHAIRIQFQRAFKELFGGGAADLVLTTPEDLLLTGIEIIAQPPGKKLQNLSLLSGGERALTAIALLFAILKVRPVPFCVLDEVEAALDESNVVRYSQYLKRFSEDTQFIVITHRKGTMEGADVLYGITMQESGISKLVSVKLQEEI; this is translated from the coding sequence ATGTTTTTGAAAAGATTAGAAGTCATGGGATTTAAGTCATTTGCTGATCGCATCGGCATTGACTTTGTGCCGGGGGTAACAGCTGTAGTCGGACCAAACGGAAGCGGCAAAAGCAACATCACGGATGCCATCCGCTGGGTACTCGGGGAGCAGTCAGCGAAATCACTGCGTGGAGCAAAAATGGAAGATGTCATTTTTTCCGGCAGCGATTCCAGAAAACCGCTGAATTTTGCGGAAGTAACTTTAATTTTAGACAATACAGATGGACGGGTCCCTCTCGATTACAGCGAAATCAGCGTAACGAGGAGGGTTTTTCGAAGTGGTGAAAGTGCTTATTTATTAAATAAGCAAAATTGCCGCTTAAAAGACATCACCGACCTGTTCATGGATTCGGGTCTTGGAAAAGAAGCATTTTCCATTATTTCGCAAGGCCGTGTAGATGAAATATTAAACAGCAAAGCAGACGAGCGGCGTTCGATTTTTGAAGAAGCTGCTGGTGTATTGAAATACAAACAGCGCAAGAAAAAAGCTGAAGTGAAATTGAATGAAACAGATGAAAACTTAAACCGGGTGCTGGATATTCTGCATGAACTGGATGGCCGTATGGAACCGCTTCAAATCCAGGCGTCTGCAGCCCGCGATTATATAGATATGAATGAACAGCTAAAGGATGCCGACATCGCATTATTAGCATTTGACCTTACACAATTGGAGCAAGAACTTGCTGGATTGTCTTCAGAAACACGGGCGCACGGAGAAAAGGAAAGCCAGCTTGCAGCTGAAATTGAAAACAAAGAAAAGGCGGTAAGTGCCATCCGTTCCGCGCTCTCTAAACTGGACAGCCAAATCGAGAAATCCCAAAACAATTTAGTAGAAGCCAGCAGTGAAAGCGAAAAATGGGAAGGCCGCAAATTATTAATGTCGGAGAAAAAGAATAACGCCACCCGGCAGGCGCAGCAGCTGCAGGAAGCACTGAAAGCTGAAAAAGCGGAAAATGATGATCTTCAAAAAAAGCATACCGAACAACTGGCATTGCTGGAAGAGCAAAAAGCCGAACAACTATCCATCCGCCAAACCATCAAACTTCTTGAAGAACAGTTAAACCGGACTCCAGCAGATATCGACAACGATATAGAATCCCATAAATCGACTTATATTGATTTGATGAATGAACAGGCTACAGTCAAAAATGAGTTGAAAAATATCGACTTGCAAGAACAGCAATTATCCGAATCCACAAGCCGGATTGCAGTCCAGCAAGCAGATTTTACGTCTGAGATTACTAAACTGGAACAGGAAAAAGCAGCAGCCGAGAAGAAAATGGTGGAAATAAAAAAACTGCTTGAAGATAAGCGCACACAATATAAAGAAACAGAAACGGATTTCCGTGACAGGAAAGAGGCATTTGAGAAAAAACAATCGATGCTTTTCCAAGCCTACCAATCGCAGAAACAATTAAGCTCCCGCATTGAAACCTTGCAGGAATTGGAAGCTGATTTTTCGGGATTTTTCCAAGGGGTGCGTGAAGTCCTGGTAGCGCGTCAAAAAGGTCAGCTCGATGGAATTGTCGGTGCAGTGGCTGAAATTGTCCAAGTAGACCAGGATTATGCAAAAGCCATTGAAACGGCCTTGGGCGCTTCCAGCCAGCATATTGTTACGGAGACAGAACAGCATGCGCGCGAAGCGATTGAATTTTTACGTAAAAAACGCGCGGGGCGTTCGACATTTTTGCCAATGACTGTGATGAAGTCAAGAAAGATTCCGGCACAAACCATCGCCTCTATCGAAAACCATCCATCTTTTGTAAAAATGGCTTTTGAGCTAGTTGGCTATGATGCTGAATATGGAATGATCATTGAAAATCTGTTGGGCAATGTCATCGTAGCTTCTGACTTAAAAGGTGCATCTGCTTTATCCAAAATGACAATGAACCGGTACCGGGTTGTTACTTTAGAAGGGGATGTAGTCAATGCTGGCGGCTCGATGACAGGAGGAGCGAGTAAATCCCAAGCTTCTTTCTTCACACGGAAAGCCGAACTGGAACAGCTGATTGTACAATCAAGAGAACTTGCTGAAACGATTGTGCATGCTGAAAAAACGGTGAGAAAAGAGCAAGCCGAAGTGCATGCCACTGAACAGCGAGTGAACAATCTGCGTTCAGAAGGTGAGAAATACCGTGATTTGGAATCAGAACGTGCCATGACTTTGAGAGAAATAGAAGCGGTATTGAAAACGACCAAAGATCGGTTCCAGCTTTTCCAAGCCGAACGAAAAAATAGGGACTTTGATTTGTCTTCTGTCGTCTTGAGAAAAGAATCGGCGGCAACAAGGCTAGAAGAGATTGGCGGAGAACTTACCGCCATTTCCAGACAAATCGATGATTTGACTCAATTTAAACAACAAAACGAGTCTGCCCGTGATTTGGTTCTTGCCAAGCTGGCCGACCACAAATCCCAAATGGCCGTAATGAAAGAAAGAGTGGCGCAATTGATCCGCAGCGAATCGGAGCTTCTCGAACGGAAGCTGAAAAGTGACCGGAAATTAGAAGAGAATCAAAAAGAGCTTGAATGGATTCAGTCAGAAGAAGCCACAAAAGTTTACTCTGATGACGAAATTCTTCAAGAAATTTTCACATGGACTGAGAAAAAACAGACAGCGCAACAAAACATCCAGAAACTGAGAGAAGAGCGTAGCAGCAAACAAGATGAAATGAACGCATTAGAAGAACAACTGAAGGAAATGCAGCGTATTTATAAAGGTTACGTAGAGGCAATCCGCATTTGTGAAGTGAAATCTACACGAATTGAAGTGCAGATTCAAAGCTTCCTTGTCCAGCTCGAAAGCAACTACCATATGACATTGGAAAAAGCAAAAGAGTATGAATTGGCTGAGGAAGAAATTGCAGTACGCAAAAAAGTGAAACTGCTGAAACAGTCGATTGAAGAATTAGGGCCTGTAAACATAGGGGCGATCGAAGAATTTGAACATGTTTCGGAACGCCACAGCTTCTTGGCAGAACAGCGCAATGACTTGAACGAAGCGAAAGAAACATTGCGGACCGTCATCCGGGAAATGGATGAAGAAATGACGAGCCGCTTTGATGACACGTTCCATGCCATTCGCATCCAATTTCAACGGGCTTTCAAGGAGTTGTTCGGGGGCGGGGCAGCCGATCTTGTGTTGACAACCCCTGAAGATTTATTGCTGACAGGCATTGAAATCATCGCCCAGCCGCCCGGCAAGAAATTGCAAAATCTAAGTTTGCTGTCTGGCGGAGAACGCGCTCTTACAGCGATTGCTTTATTATTTGCGATTTTGAAGGTCCGTCCGGTGCCGTTCTGTGTGCTCGATGAAGTAGAAGCTGCACTCGATGAGTCGAATGTTGTTCGTTACAGCCAGTACTTGAAAAGATTCAGTGAGGATACACAATTCATCGTCATAACGCATCGCAAAGGCACAATGGAAGGCGCCGATGTACTGTATGGAATCACGATGCAGGAATCCGGGATTTCAAAACTCGTTTCTGTTAAACTGCAGGAAGAAATATAA
- the recG gene encoding ATP-dependent DNA helicase RecG, which produces MAVASKDSVASLKGVGKQAAETLQEMKIETIHDLIMTFPYRHEDFQLKDLADTPHNERVTVEGRVESEPSVLFLGKNKSRTQVQVMVGRHLVKAIFFNQPYVKAKLRIGEVVTLSGKWDRGRQVITVTNHSIGPRTGGVDFEPVYSLKGSIFQKTFRKLMRQALDLAKDDLEDCLPERFRTAYHLVPVQDALEWIHFPTDGEALKQARRRFVYEELLIFQLKMQALRKKNREEEGGSFVDYDLNRLKHFIDTLPFDLTDAQKRVVNEICRDLKEPFRMNRLLQGDVGSGKTVVAAIALYAVVTAGMQGALMAPTEILAEQHANTLAQWFEPFEVNIALLTGSVKGKKRQFIIDQLADGKIDILIGTHALIQPNVQFKKLGLVITDEQHRFGVDQRRVLKDKGYNPDVLFMTATPIPRTLAISAFGEMDVSVIDEMPVGRKEIQTYWMKKEMFGKIVGRMEKELAEGRQAYVICPLIEESDKLDYQNAVDLFQQLSSYFHEKHTVGLMHGRLSGDEKEQTMRAFTEGSIEVLVSTTVVEVGVNVPNATFMLIYDAERFGLSQLHQLRGRVGRGSDQSYCVLLADPKTEVGKERMTSMTETNDGFVLAEKDLQLRGPGDFFGRKQSGVPEFKMADLVHDYRALETARRDAEALVNSQEFWTSEETRCLREQLEDSGALATGRLD; this is translated from the coding sequence TTGGCAGTGGCAAGTAAAGATTCTGTCGCCTCTTTAAAAGGGGTAGGCAAACAGGCAGCTGAAACTTTACAGGAAATGAAAATCGAGACTATTCATGACTTGATCATGACTTTTCCGTACCGCCACGAAGATTTTCAGCTAAAGGATTTGGCAGATACACCGCATAATGAAAGAGTCACTGTGGAGGGAAGGGTCGAAAGCGAACCTTCCGTCCTTTTTTTAGGGAAAAATAAATCACGGACCCAAGTCCAGGTGATGGTAGGACGGCATCTGGTTAAAGCTATTTTCTTTAATCAGCCATATGTTAAAGCCAAATTAAGAATTGGTGAAGTCGTCACTTTGTCCGGGAAATGGGACCGTGGCCGACAAGTGATCACCGTGACAAACCATTCCATCGGCCCTCGGACCGGCGGAGTGGATTTTGAGCCGGTTTACAGTTTAAAAGGAAGCATCTTTCAAAAAACGTTTCGTAAATTGATGCGGCAAGCACTGGATTTAGCGAAAGACGACCTAGAAGATTGTTTGCCTGAAAGGTTCCGGACCGCTTATCATTTGGTGCCTGTTCAAGATGCGCTTGAATGGATTCATTTTCCGACTGACGGAGAAGCTTTGAAACAAGCCCGTAGACGGTTTGTCTATGAAGAATTATTGATATTCCAGCTAAAAATGCAAGCATTGCGCAAAAAGAACCGAGAAGAAGAAGGCGGTTCATTTGTCGATTACGATTTGAACCGGCTGAAACACTTTATCGATACTCTTCCTTTTGATTTGACCGATGCCCAAAAGCGCGTTGTCAATGAAATCTGCCGGGATTTAAAAGAGCCTTTCCGCATGAACCGGCTTTTGCAAGGAGATGTAGGCTCAGGGAAAACGGTGGTAGCCGCAATTGCTCTATACGCTGTTGTAACTGCTGGGATGCAAGGAGCTTTAATGGCGCCAACTGAAATTCTGGCAGAGCAGCATGCCAATACACTGGCTCAATGGTTCGAGCCGTTTGAAGTGAACATTGCCTTGCTGACAGGTTCAGTGAAAGGGAAAAAACGCCAGTTCATTATTGATCAGCTTGCAGATGGCAAAATCGATATTCTGATCGGTACCCATGCTTTGATTCAGCCGAATGTCCAATTCAAGAAACTTGGCCTAGTCATTACGGACGAACAGCATCGCTTTGGTGTAGACCAGCGCCGTGTGTTAAAAGATAAAGGCTATAATCCGGATGTGCTGTTCATGACCGCTACTCCGATTCCGCGTACTTTGGCAATTTCCGCTTTTGGTGAAATGGATGTTTCAGTGATTGATGAAATGCCGGTAGGCCGAAAAGAAATACAAACATACTGGATGAAAAAAGAGATGTTCGGGAAGATAGTCGGCCGTATGGAAAAAGAGCTTGCTGAAGGCAGGCAAGCCTATGTGATATGCCCATTGATCGAAGAATCCGATAAGCTGGATTATCAGAATGCGGTGGATTTATTCCAGCAGCTTTCAAGTTATTTCCATGAAAAACACACGGTTGGCTTGATGCACGGGCGGCTGTCTGGTGATGAGAAAGAGCAAACGATGCGTGCTTTTACCGAAGGCAGTATTGAGGTCCTGGTGTCAACGACGGTTGTCGAAGTCGGTGTGAACGTACCTAACGCTACTTTTATGCTGATATACGACGCTGAACGTTTTGGCTTATCTCAGCTCCATCAATTACGCGGACGGGTCGGACGGGGCAGCGATCAATCGTATTGTGTATTGCTGGCTGATCCGAAAACAGAAGTCGGGAAAGAACGGATGACATCTATGACCGAAACGAACGATGGATTTGTACTCGCGGAAAAAGATTTGCAGCTCCGTGGACCGGGAGATTTTTTCGGCCGCAAGCAAAGTGGAGTGCCAGAGTTCAAAATGGCGGATTTAGTTCACGACTACCGGGCATTGGAAACGGCAAGACGAGATGCGGAAGCGCTTGTCAATAGCCAGGAATTCTGGACCAGTGAAGAAACGAGATGCTTGCGTGAGCAACTTGAAGATTCAGGCGCGCTGGCGACGGGCCGATTAGATTGA
- the rnc gene encoding ribonuclease III: MAMKKKLNQQKPGSIKESTKLAFEQLQKELQIEFKQPALLYQAFTHSSYVNEHRRRQYLDNERLEFLGDAVLELSVSHFLYTEYPEISEGELTKLRAAIVCEPSLVLFANELNFGKYILLGKGEELTGGRTRPALLADVFESFVGALFLDQGLEPVVAFLEVVLFPKVGTGAFSHVMDYKSQLQELVQQKNNGALTYEIIDEKGPAHSRVFVTRVSLAEQELGVGNGRSKKEAEQQAAQLAIRKLQEAMED; the protein is encoded by the coding sequence ATGGCAATGAAAAAGAAACTAAACCAGCAAAAGCCTGGTTCAATCAAAGAAAGTACCAAACTGGCTTTTGAACAATTGCAAAAAGAGCTCCAGATCGAATTCAAACAACCTGCTTTGCTTTATCAAGCATTCACCCATTCATCTTATGTGAATGAGCATCGAAGAAGACAATATTTGGACAACGAACGCCTTGAATTTTTAGGGGATGCTGTTTTGGAATTGTCGGTCTCCCACTTTTTATATACAGAGTATCCTGAAATAAGCGAAGGGGAACTAACAAAATTGCGTGCAGCGATTGTCTGTGAACCATCTCTGGTTCTTTTCGCCAATGAGTTGAATTTTGGCAAGTATATCCTGCTTGGCAAAGGAGAAGAACTGACTGGCGGACGGACGCGGCCAGCACTTTTGGCAGACGTCTTTGAATCGTTTGTTGGAGCTTTGTTTTTAGATCAAGGCTTAGAACCTGTCGTAGCATTTTTGGAAGTTGTATTATTTCCAAAAGTGGGAACCGGTGCTTTTTCGCATGTGATGGATTATAAAAGCCAATTGCAGGAATTGGTGCAGCAAAAAAATAATGGTGCGTTGACTTATGAAATTATCGATGAAAAAGGACCAGCGCACAGCCGGGTTTTTGTCACACGGGTATCGCTGGCTGAACAAGAACTGGGCGTTGGAAATGGCCGGTCTAAAAAAGAAGCTGAACAACAAGCCGCTCAGCTGGCCATCCGTAAATTGCAAGAAGCAATGGAGGATTAG